The sequence below is a genomic window from Rudanella lutea DSM 19387.
GATTGACCCGGCGAGTTGCCCATTTGACGCATCGACCCAAACCAAACTGCGCGAAGTGGCCGTTCGGGTGAAGCACGGACTGGTGGATGTCGAGGAGTTTGACGACGAAAACATCGGCCTGCTCCCAGAGGAAATCCTACACCGGCTACACACGCAGAAACCGTTTGCCCAGGACGACCGGGTGGTGACTCACGGCGACTTTTGCCCCGACAACCTCCTGCTCGACAACTGGGCCCTGGGCGGATTCATTGATCTGGGCCGGTTGGGTGTGGGCGACCGCTACGCCGATCTGGCCCTGTGCGAACGTAGCCTGCGGGATCTGTTCGACACCGACCGGTACAGTGCCCACTTTTTTGCGGCCTACGGTCTCCGTACCGTCGACCCGGATAAACTGCGCTATTTTCGACTACTCGACGAGTTGAACTAAGAAACTGATCCATTCTCTATGCCAACCAAGCTTACCGTTTTTCTCGTTCTTCTGCTGGGGCAGGTGGCCTGCGCCCCCAAATCTGTGTTGACCGCCGAAATGCAACCCCGCTCGCTGAAAGCACTGAACCTGGAAGAAACCCTGAGCCGACGCGACGAGGTGATGCTCGCCTATGCCCTCACCGCGTATGATGCCAATAACCGGGCGGTGAGCGTTGTAAACGGGGGCTGGGGCGTGGCATCGGTGCGCAAAAATGAGGAAATCGCCCTCGCCAAACAGGCTCAACCCTTGCAGTTAACCGTTCCCAAAAACGGCCGCGTGGTTGCCTCGGTCGTGCTCATTGAGGTAGATGATACCGGGCAGGCACAAACCATACTGAACCAGATTCGGCAGATTCACAACGTAGTGAGTGTTCCGGCGGGCCTGCTTCTGACAGCCACCGAAGTACTTACCCCCCTCAAGTACATTACGGCGGGGCTGACCGCGGCCGGACTGGGTGTAAAACTGGTGGATCAGTTCGACGATGACGATCTGCTGGGGCAAAGCAGTGCCCAACTAAACGAGAGAGAGCTATCCGCCGGCAACATAACTACAACCGACCGAACCATCACGGCCGACCTCACCGGCACCAACCTGCGCGACACCTACGCGTACCAGCTCCGGTACGATGTTCGGCTAAAAAGGGTAAAATTGACGGTGAACCGTCGCTAAAATGGCGGTATCTTCGTTGTTTATTCAGGAGTACCCGGTTTGAGGCCGGAGCGGCAACTCCCAAAAAGTCAGTACGCACGTAGTTTATCGTTTTTATTTTTTGGTTTATAGATAAGGGCTGGCCTGTGGTTTAGCTCCGTCGACCACCGAAAAACGAAACTCTTTTTAATGGTCTTTACTTTGTTTTCATCCCATACGCGCCTGCTCGCAGCAACGGTTTTACTGACGGCAGGCTTTTCCGGTTGCAAAACCGCCACCGCCCCCATTCAACAGGCTACGCCCGCTCAACCGGTCATTTTGAGCATTGGCGACCGCAATTTCTCGACTGACGATTTCTTTCAGGCCTTCACTAAGAATCAGATTTCCGGCGACTCGGCGGGGCGCATCGACATTAAAGAGTACTTTGAGTTGTACACCAACATGAAGCTGAAAGTACTCGCGGCCGAAGCCGGTGGGCAGGATACGACCGAGGCTTTCCGCGAAGAAATGGCGACCTACCGCAAGCAGTTGGCCCAGAATTACCTGACGGACAAAGAAGCCGTAGAAACCCTTGCCAACGAAGCCTACCAACGGATGCAGCAGGAAGTGGATGCCTCGCATATTCTGATTCCGGTGGCCGAAGACGCGTCGGCCGCCGACACGCTCCGGGCCTATGAAGAAGTGCAGGCCGTTCGGAAACGGGCCCTCGCAGGTGAAGATTTTGGTCAATTGGCCCGGCAGTTTTCCAAAGACGCCCAAACCGCACAGAACGGCGGTAACCTGGGCTATTTTACCGCCTTCGCCACTGTGTACCCACTCGAAACAGCGGCTTATACCACCCCCATTGGTAGTATTTCGGCACCGGTTCGCACTCGTTTCGGCTACCACCTGATTCGGGTCAACAACCGCCGTCCTAGCCGGGGCAAAGTGCAGGTGGCTCACATTCTGCTTCGGATCAGCCCCTCGGCCGACCCCACCGGTCAGCAACTGGTTAAAACCCGCATCGATGCCCTGTACGACCGGCTCCAGAAAGGAGAATCGTTCGAGATGCTCGCCCGCGACAACTCCGACGATGCGACCTCCCGCAACAATGGCGGTATTTTGCCCGCGTTTGAAACGGGCCGCAACGTACCCGCTTTTGAAGAAGCCGCCTTTGCCCTCACCACACCCGGCAGCTACTCGAAACCCGTGCTGACCAACTACGGCTGGCATATTCTGAAACTGATTGGCCGCAAACCGCTTGAGTCGTATCTCGAACTCGCGCCCGCTCTGCGCCAAAAAGTAGTGACCGATACCCGCGCCGACGTACTTCGGCACGCCCTCGAACAGCGGCTCCGGCGTGAATACACCGTGACCGAAGACAAAGCCACCCTGACCGCCCTCACGGCTAAGGCCGATAGCAGCCTGCTACGCGGCCAGTGGAAAGCCGTTTCGCTCACCGACGCGGGTTTGCTCAATAAGCCTCTGTTTAGCATCAACAATACGCCATACCCGGTTGCGCCGTTTGTGCAATATGTACAGCAAAAACAGGCACCCCGGCCAGCCGGAGCCGATCCGGCGGTGGTGATGCAACGCCTGTACAACCGGTATCTGGTCGATCAGCTGATTCGGACGGAAGAAGAAAATCTGGATCGTAAATCGCCGGAGTTCAGGGCGTTGCTGACCGAAATTCGCGATGGTGTTTTACTCTCGGCTATGATGGAAACCAACGTTTGGGAACGGTCGATGGCCGATTCAACAGGGCAACGGCAACATTACGAAGCCAACAAAAACCGGTACAAAATGCCTGAGCGCGTGGTAGCTACCCTGATTGAAGCCACCAGCGACGAGCAACTGAAGCAGGTAAACGCCATGCTCACAGCCAGTCCTTATCAGTTGCGCCGATCGTCGCCCGCCGTAACGTTTGGGCAAAACGAAACCACCATACCCACTACCGGGCGCGACGCCCTGTATCAGTTGCTGGTCACGATGGTACGCAATAGCGACTACCTCGTCGAAGTATCGGGGGCGCAGGAAGCTGGCGAGCGCGACACCGTTTCGGCGGCCCGGATTCGGTCGGTGGTGAGCTACCTCAACCGCAACGGCATTCCGCTTACCCGGATCATGGAAAAAGACAACAAGGCGTTTGGTAACCCGGCCAACCCGCGCCAGGTGACGTTTCAGTTTTTCTCCACGAACAAACTCGATGTAGCCAAGGCTATCAATGCCTCGAAACCCAACTCGGTTACCATCACAGAGGGTATTTTTGCACGGGGCACCTATGCTGTACTCGACGCCCTGCCCTGGAAGCCCGGCACCGTGACTACCACCGACGGTAACCGACTGGTGCAAATCACCATCAGCCGGGTTGAACCGGCCCGCCTGAAAACCTTTGCCGAAGCACGCGGTACGGTTATTAACGAATACCAGGCGATCCTCGAAAAACAGTGGCTGGCTTCGCTCCGGCAGCGGTATCCGGTCAAAATAAACGAAGACGAGATGCGGAAGCTGGCGAAATGACAAAGAGTGAATGAGTGAAAGAGCGGGGGCTGCGTTCTCTCATTCACTCTTTCGCTCTTAACAATATTTAAGTCGGCTGCTGAGTTAAAAACCAGTCCGATACCGTTATTTTTGTAGCAGGGCCAATCGGCCCCTTTTTTTGATAGTATGCGAAAACTACCTGTTCAAACGCTTTTGGTGGCCCTGGGTCTCCTGTTTTCCGGAGTTGCCTTCGGCCAGGGTCAGGGCGTTAGCCTGAATAAAGTCATTGCCCGGATCGACAACTACTACGTGCTCAAGTCCGACGTAGAAGAGACGAAGCAGTCGTACGTGGGTCAGAACCAACCCGCCCCCCCCACCTGCCAGATCCTCGAAAGTCTGGTCATCAACAAGATGATGCTGGCCAAAGCCGAAATCGACTCCGTAGTGGTCGATGACAAAGCGGTAGACAATCAGCTCGACGGCCGGATGTCGTACATGATTCAGCAGTTTGGGTCGGAGAAAAACATTGTCGAGGCTTACGGTAAAAGCCTTGAGTTGCTCAAAAGTGAGCTTCGCCAGCAGGTGAAAGATCAGCTTCTGGTGCAGAAAATGCAGCAAAAAATCACCGACGACGTGAAGGTGACTCCGCGCGAAGTGAAGAAATTCTTCGACAGCATTCCGAAAGACAGCTTGCCGTACATGCCCGCCGAGGTTGAAATTGGTCAGATCGTACGGTTTGCCAAAGCCACCCGCGAACAGAAAGATGTACTGCGCCAGCGTTTGTTGGACATAAAAAAGCGCGTGCAGGCCGGTGAAGACTTTGCGGCCCTGGCGAAGGAATTTTCGGAAGACGTAGGCTCGGCCGAACGGGGAGGTGACCTGGGCTTTGCCAAACGCGGCATGATGGTGGCCCCGTTTGAAGGAGCTGCCCTCAAACTGAAACCCAACGAATTATCAGACATTGTTGAATCGGAGTTCGGTTTTCACCTGATTCAGCTAATCGAAACCCGCGGGGCCGAGTACCACGCCCGCCATATTCTGCTCCGTCCCGATTACAACCGTCTGGATGTAAACGAGCCGACCCGGTTTCTGGATAGCCTACGGACCCTGATTGTAGCCGACACGCTCAAATTTGCGAAGGCCGCCAAGGACTTCTCGGAAGACAAAGGTACGGCCGATGCGGGCGGTCTCCTGCGCGACCCCCAAACGGGTAGCTCGCGGTTGTCGATGGACGGCACTATGGAATACGCCCTGTACTCGATGCTCGACACGATGCAGGTGGGAGCTATCTCGAAGCCCCTTCCGTACCGGACTGAAGACGGTAAAAGCGCCATGCGTATCTTGTATTTCAAGACCAAAAATCCACCGCATACGGCCGATTACAAACTCGATTTCGAGAAACTACAGAATATTGTAACGGCCAACAAGAAGAACCGCGCGATTGATGAGTGGTTCCGAAAATCGGTGGGTGAGGTCTTTATCACCGTCGATCCGGAATTTAACGAATGCCGGGTTTTTGGGACCTCCCAAAACAGTGCGTCGGCCACAGGAGGAAATTAACGTAAAATCGAGTTGACAGTTTACAGTTCTCGGTTTTCAGTTGTTTCTTAGCAGAAGCAAGGCAAAAAACCTTAGGAACTGTAAACTGCAACCTGTAAACTATTCAACCGTGCCCTATACATCTGATGTCGCGGCTGCCGAAGCCCTCAATGATTCCTACAAAAAACTCAAAGCCGAAATCTCTAAAGTGGTCATTGGGCAGGACGACACCGTTCGGCTGCTGCTGACCGCCATCTTCTGTCAGGGGCACTGTTTGCTAGTGGGGGTTCCGGGCCTGGCCAAGACCCTGCTGATTCAAACCATTGCCAGCGCGCTTGATCTGGATTTTAACCGGATTCAGTTTACGCCCGACCTCATGCCTTCTGACATTTTGGGGTCCGAAACCCTTGATCAGGAGCGTAACTTCAAATTCATCAAAGGGCCGGTGTTTGCCAACATCATTCTGGCCGACGAAATCAACCGGACCCCGCCCAAAACCCAGTCGGCCCTGCTCGAAGCCATGCAGGAGTACGCCGTTACGATTGCGGGTCAGAAGTACAACCTGAGTCGGCCATTTTTCGTACTGGCCACCCAGAACCCCATTGAGCAGGAAGGTACCTACCCCCTGCCCGAAGCCCAGCTCGACCGGTTTATGTTCAATATCTGGCTCGACTACCCTTCGTACCAGTCGGAGCTTGATATTGTAAAAAACACCACGACCGACACGCGGCCGGTAGTTCAGAAAGTCATTTCGGGCGAGCAGATCACCGAATTCCAGCACTTGGTACGCCGGGTTCCCGTGGTCGACAACGTAGTGGAGTACGCCGTAAAGCTGGTGCATAAAACCCGCCCCAATACCGAGTTGGCTTCACCCGACGCCAATAACTACCTTGAGTGGGGCGCAGGACCACGGGCGTCGCAGGCACTTATTCTGGCCGCTAAATGTAACGCCCTGCTTAACGGAAAATACTCGCCCGACATCGAAGACGTGCGGGCCGTAGCCCTTCCGATTCTGCGGCACCGGGTTGTTCGGAACTTTAAAGCCGAAGCTGAAAATATCTCCGTCGATGAACTTGTAAAGCGCCTTTTATAAGGTTATTCGGACTTC
It includes:
- a CDS encoding peptidylprolyl isomerase: MRKLPVQTLLVALGLLFSGVAFGQGQGVSLNKVIARIDNYYVLKSDVEETKQSYVGQNQPAPPTCQILESLVINKMMLAKAEIDSVVVDDKAVDNQLDGRMSYMIQQFGSEKNIVEAYGKSLELLKSELRQQVKDQLLVQKMQQKITDDVKVTPREVKKFFDSIPKDSLPYMPAEVEIGQIVRFAKATREQKDVLRQRLLDIKKRVQAGEDFAALAKEFSEDVGSAERGGDLGFAKRGMMVAPFEGAALKLKPNELSDIVESEFGFHLIQLIETRGAEYHARHILLRPDYNRLDVNEPTRFLDSLRTLIVADTLKFAKAAKDFSEDKGTADAGGLLRDPQTGSSRLSMDGTMEYALYSMLDTMQVGAISKPLPYRTEDGKSAMRILYFKTKNPPHTADYKLDFEKLQNIVTANKKNRAIDEWFRKSVGEVFITVDPEFNECRVFGTSQNSASATGGN
- a CDS encoding AAA family ATPase: MPYTSDVAAAEALNDSYKKLKAEISKVVIGQDDTVRLLLTAIFCQGHCLLVGVPGLAKTLLIQTIASALDLDFNRIQFTPDLMPSDILGSETLDQERNFKFIKGPVFANIILADEINRTPPKTQSALLEAMQEYAVTIAGQKYNLSRPFFVLATQNPIEQEGTYPLPEAQLDRFMFNIWLDYPSYQSELDIVKNTTTDTRPVVQKVISGEQITEFQHLVRRVPVVDNVVEYAVKLVHKTRPNTELASPDANNYLEWGAGPRASQALILAAKCNALLNGKYSPDIEDVRAVALPILRHRVVRNFKAEAENISVDELVKRLL
- a CDS encoding peptidylprolyl isomerase; this translates as MFSSHTRLLAATVLLTAGFSGCKTATAPIQQATPAQPVILSIGDRNFSTDDFFQAFTKNQISGDSAGRIDIKEYFELYTNMKLKVLAAEAGGQDTTEAFREEMATYRKQLAQNYLTDKEAVETLANEAYQRMQQEVDASHILIPVAEDASAADTLRAYEEVQAVRKRALAGEDFGQLARQFSKDAQTAQNGGNLGYFTAFATVYPLETAAYTTPIGSISAPVRTRFGYHLIRVNNRRPSRGKVQVAHILLRISPSADPTGQQLVKTRIDALYDRLQKGESFEMLARDNSDDATSRNNGGILPAFETGRNVPAFEEAAFALTTPGSYSKPVLTNYGWHILKLIGRKPLESYLELAPALRQKVVTDTRADVLRHALEQRLRREYTVTEDKATLTALTAKADSSLLRGQWKAVSLTDAGLLNKPLFSINNTPYPVAPFVQYVQQKQAPRPAGADPAVVMQRLYNRYLVDQLIRTEEENLDRKSPEFRALLTEIRDGVLLSAMMETNVWERSMADSTGQRQHYEANKNRYKMPERVVATLIEATSDEQLKQVNAMLTASPYQLRRSSPAVTFGQNETTIPTTGRDALYQLLVTMVRNSDYLVEVSGAQEAGERDTVSAARIRSVVSYLNRNGIPLTRIMEKDNKAFGNPANPRQVTFQFFSTNKLDVAKAINASKPNSVTITEGIFARGTYAVLDALPWKPGTVTTTDGNRLVQITISRVEPARLKTFAEARGTVINEYQAILEKQWLASLRQRYPVKINEDEMRKLAK
- a CDS encoding APH(3') family aminoglycoside O-phosphotransferase; the protein is MDTLPDELKRLVQHHRWTATTEGQSSAQTFRLDGPERLFLKIDNHEPTGGLQHEAEALRWLRQHLPAPDVLYFGRVGSQDFLLIRAVPGQPASAECWQQHPTRLAETLGQSMRALHAIDPASCPFDASTQTKLREVAVRVKHGLVDVEEFDDENIGLLPEEILHRLHTQKPFAQDDRVVTHGDFCPDNLLLDNWALGGFIDLGRLGVGDRYADLALCERSLRDLFDTDRYSAHFFAAYGLRTVDPDKLRYFRLLDELN